One window from the genome of Natronomonas pharaonis DSM 2160 encodes:
- a CDS encoding MBL fold metallo-hydrolase translates to MDVYHVTANAETFTCNAYLVDGDRTVLVDAGAMDGVVDVVDEYTDMLDAVVLTHQHSDHIAELDAVLDAFDAPLYAYDDHPQRTNELDDGDQIFMGDEPFDVVYTPGHADDHVALVSETTLFSGDVVVHDDGAFDYGSFGRTDMPGQSRERLIESIQTLLDRMGEDVEHMYAGHGDTFHGDVRDVVETALQRAEKREPKYPEE, encoded by the coding sequence ATGGACGTATACCACGTGACAGCCAACGCGGAGACGTTTACCTGCAATGCCTACCTCGTCGATGGCGACCGAACAGTGCTCGTCGACGCCGGCGCGATGGACGGCGTCGTCGATGTCGTCGACGAGTACACCGACATGCTCGATGCGGTCGTCCTAACACACCAGCACAGCGACCACATCGCCGAGCTCGATGCCGTGCTCGATGCCTTCGATGCGCCGCTGTACGCCTACGACGACCATCCACAGCGGACGAACGAACTCGACGACGGCGACCAGATATTCATGGGCGACGAGCCGTTCGACGTCGTCTACACCCCCGGCCACGCCGACGACCACGTCGCCCTCGTCTCGGAGACGACGCTTTTCAGCGGCGACGTGGTCGTCCACGACGACGGGGCCTTCGATTACGGAAGCTTCGGTCGGACCGACATGCCCGGCCAGTCGCGCGAGCGGCTCATCGAAAGCATCCAGACACTTCTAGACCGGATGGGCGAGGACGTCGAACACATGTACGCCGGCCACGGCGACACGTTCCACGGCGATGTTCGGGATGTCGTCGAGACGGCGCTACAGCGGGCCGAGAAACGGGAGCCAAAATATCCAGAAGAGTAA
- a CDS encoding 50S ribosomal protein L40e, which produces MASFEEAEERILDKMICMRCNARNPKRADSCRKCGYKKLRPKAKERRAA; this is translated from the coding sequence ATGGCTAGCTTCGAGGAGGCAGAAGAGCGCATTCTCGACAAGATGATTTGTATGCGCTGCAACGCCCGCAACCCGAAACGTGCCGACAGCTGCCGGAAGTGCGGATACAAGAAGCTTCGCCCCAAGGCGAAGGAACGCCGCGCGGCCTAA
- a CDS encoding signal recognition particle protein Srp54 → MVLDDLGSSLRGTLDKLQGKTTLSEDDVEEIVKEIQRSLLSADVDVDLVMDLSDSIRERALDEEPPAGTTARDHVLKIVYEEMVELVGESTALPLEEQTIVLAGLQGSGKTTTAAKMAWWFSKKGLRPAVIQTDTFRPGAYDQAKEMCERAEVDFYGNPDSDDPVEIAERGLEETADADVHIVDTAGRHALEEALIDELEAIESAVDPDRNLLVLDAAIGQGAKDQAERFHDAVGIDGVAITKLDGTAKGGGALAAVDQTDSSIAFLGTGEEVKDIERFEPSGFISRLLGMGDLKQLSERVERAMEETQAEEDWDPEDLMKGEFTLKDMRNQMNAMNKMGPLDQVMDMIPGLGGGIKDQLPDDAMDMTQERLRDFEVIMDSMSEAELENPRAIGQSQIERIARGSGTDEDTVRELLEQHKMMSRMMKQFQGMGDGDMQRMMKQMQQGGGGGGGGGGGLGGMGPFGD, encoded by the coding sequence ATGGTACTCGACGACCTGGGCAGTTCCCTTCGGGGAACGCTCGACAAACTACAGGGGAAGACGACCCTCAGCGAGGACGATGTCGAGGAAATCGTCAAGGAGATTCAGCGGTCGCTGCTGTCAGCGGACGTCGACGTCGACCTCGTGATGGACCTCTCGGACTCGATTCGGGAGCGCGCACTCGACGAGGAGCCACCGGCGGGCACGACCGCTCGCGACCACGTCCTCAAGATTGTCTACGAGGAGATGGTCGAGCTGGTCGGCGAGTCGACAGCGCTGCCGCTCGAGGAACAGACCATCGTGCTTGCGGGACTGCAGGGGTCGGGGAAGACGACCACCGCCGCCAAGATGGCGTGGTGGTTCTCGAAGAAAGGGCTTCGCCCGGCAGTCATCCAGACCGACACCTTCCGGCCCGGTGCCTACGACCAGGCCAAGGAGATGTGCGAACGGGCCGAGGTCGACTTCTACGGCAACCCCGACAGCGACGACCCGGTCGAAATCGCCGAGAGAGGACTCGAAGAGACCGCCGATGCCGACGTCCACATCGTCGACACGGCCGGTCGGCACGCCCTCGAAGAAGCGCTCATCGACGAACTCGAGGCCATCGAGTCGGCCGTCGACCCCGACCGGAACCTGCTGGTACTGGACGCCGCCATCGGGCAGGGCGCAAAGGACCAAGCCGAGCGGTTCCACGACGCGGTCGGCATCGACGGCGTCGCCATCACCAAGCTCGACGGGACCGCCAAAGGTGGGGGCGCGCTAGCGGCTGTCGACCAGACGGACTCGTCTATCGCCTTCCTCGGGACCGGCGAGGAGGTCAAAGACATCGAGCGGTTCGAACCCTCCGGGTTCATTTCGCGGCTGCTGGGGATGGGCGACCTCAAACAGCTCTCAGAGCGCGTCGAACGCGCAATGGAGGAAACCCAAGCCGAGGAGGACTGGGACCCCGAGGACCTGATGAAAGGGGAGTTCACCCTGAAGGACATGCGGAACCAGATGAACGCGATGAACAAGATGGGGCCGCTCGACCAGGTAATGGATATGATTCCGGGGCTCGGCGGAGGAATTAAAGACCAGCTCCCGGACGACGCGATGGACATGACCCAAGAACGGCTGCGGGATTTCGAGGTCATCATGGACTCGATGTCCGAGGCCGAACTGGAGAACCCCCGCGCTATCGGCCAAAGTCAGATTGAACGCATCGCCCGCGGCTCCGGCACGGACGAAGACACCGTCCGGGAACTGCTCGAACAGCACAAGATGATGAGTCGGATGATGAAGCAGTTCCAGGGCATGGGCGACGGCGATATGCAGCGGATGATGAAGCAGATGCAACAGGGCGGCGGCGGAGGCGGCGGTGGCGGTGGCGGCCTCGGCGGCATGGGGCCGTTCGGCGACTAA
- a CDS encoding COG1361 family protein — protein MAHRRTLLFAVVLVALGAIAVPVVADVPDARLVVSDVEVTPEAPEPGNTTSVEFTVENSAGSATGVDIEAIELRERARVGETHAAAGNVGSLSAGDDVTLSLSTAFEEAGVHDLELAVTAVDEAGAEVTVTRPVTIVVGGVDAAGITDDVQIDVQEVDPAELDDEEDDLDVDLGADGILGDGDDEDEESRTSLIRVEVTNFGTATAREVAVTPAVEDGPELAEPPARLALPDVQPGDAESVFFNAAAFDEPTTLSFEAGYTLGTERETSETTFEYRPNRGEVILTDVDMTSEDGTVTVTGNAANPGLGEINGAVVAVEETETVSPTYPAREYFVGTVPESEFVRFDVTADVDHDNATTVPITVTYLADGEPYERTVELPYEPRTADRGDSGGGDGVPLSVAAAVAGSALVAGSVAVGWRRRSRAGD, from the coding sequence GTGGCACACAGACGGACGCTTCTTTTCGCCGTGGTACTCGTTGCGCTCGGAGCGATAGCCGTCCCGGTCGTTGCGGACGTGCCGGATGCGCGACTCGTCGTCTCCGATGTCGAGGTAACGCCGGAGGCTCCCGAGCCGGGGAACACGACGAGCGTCGAGTTCACCGTCGAGAACTCCGCCGGCAGCGCCACCGGCGTCGACATCGAGGCCATCGAGCTTCGAGAACGGGCACGTGTCGGCGAGACGCACGCCGCGGCCGGCAACGTCGGGTCGCTCTCGGCGGGTGACGACGTCACGCTCTCGTTGTCGACCGCCTTCGAGGAAGCGGGCGTCCACGACCTCGAACTCGCGGTGACGGCGGTCGACGAAGCCGGAGCCGAGGTTACCGTCACCCGGCCCGTGACCATCGTCGTCGGCGGCGTCGACGCCGCGGGCATCACCGACGACGTGCAAATCGACGTTCAGGAGGTCGACCCGGCAGAGTTGGACGACGAGGAGGACGACCTCGATGTCGACCTCGGTGCCGACGGTATCCTCGGCGACGGCGACGACGAGGACGAGGAGTCCCGAACGTCACTAATCCGCGTCGAGGTGACGAACTTCGGAACCGCAACCGCCCGCGAAGTCGCCGTCACACCGGCGGTGGAGGACGGTCCCGAACTGGCCGAGCCGCCGGCACGTCTCGCCCTCCCTGATGTCCAGCCGGGCGACGCCGAGAGCGTCTTCTTCAATGCGGCAGCCTTCGACGAACCGACGACGCTGTCGTTCGAAGCCGGCTATACACTCGGCACGGAGCGGGAAACGAGCGAGACGACCTTCGAGTACCGGCCCAACCGCGGCGAGGTCATCCTCACCGATGTCGATATGACCAGCGAAGACGGCACGGTGACCGTCACCGGCAATGCCGCCAATCCCGGCCTCGGCGAAATAAACGGCGCTGTCGTCGCCGTCGAGGAAACGGAAACAGTCTCGCCGACCTATCCCGCCCGGGAGTACTTCGTGGGGACGGTTCCGGAAAGCGAGTTCGTCAGGTTCGACGTGACTGCCGATGTGGACCACGACAACGCCACTACGGTCCCCATCACGGTCACATATCTCGCCGACGGCGAGCCATACGAGCGGACCGTCGAACTCCCCTACGAGCCGCGTACCGCCGACAGAGGCGACAGCGGCGGCGGTGACGGTGTCCCGCTTTCCGTCGCCGCCGCGGTCGCCGGGTCGGCGCTCGTTGCGGGGTCGGTCGCTGTCGGCTGGAGGCGCAGAAGCCGTGCCGGCGATTGA
- a CDS encoding ABC transporter ATP-binding protein, which translates to MPAIELTGVTRRYEGGGETVVALDSVSLSVDRGAFVAIMGPSGSGKSTLLNVIGLLDAPDAGSVVVDAVDVTDLDTAERTQMRKETVGFVFQDFHLIPTLSAQENVVLPTIYDREPRQERARALLERVGLGDRLDHAPDELSGGQKQRVAIARSLINEPGIILADEPTGNLDRETGTRILETLTDVTDRGVSVVAVTHDPAVADHADRTIELRDGVIQ; encoded by the coding sequence GTGCCGGCGATTGAGCTGACTGGCGTTACGCGACGCTACGAGGGGGGCGGTGAAACGGTCGTGGCGCTCGATTCGGTGTCGCTTTCGGTCGACCGCGGCGCGTTCGTCGCGATAATGGGGCCGAGCGGCAGCGGCAAATCCACGCTGCTGAACGTCATCGGGTTGCTCGATGCACCGGACGCTGGCAGCGTCGTCGTTGACGCTGTCGACGTAACTGACCTCGACACCGCCGAGCGGACACAGATGCGCAAGGAAACTGTCGGATTCGTCTTTCAGGACTTCCATCTCATCCCGACGCTGTCGGCCCAAGAGAACGTGGTATTGCCGACGATATACGACCGGGAGCCGCGGCAAGAGCGGGCGCGGGCGTTGCTGGAACGGGTCGGGCTTGGCGACCGGCTCGACCACGCGCCGGACGAACTCAGCGGCGGCCAGAAACAGCGCGTCGCCATCGCGCGGTCGCTCATCAACGAACCGGGCATTATCCTCGCCGACGAACCGACCGGAAACCTCGACCGCGAGACGGGCACCCGGATACTGGAGACGCTAACCGACGTGACCGACCGCGGCGTTAGTGTCGTCGCGGTGACCCACGACCCGGCGGTCGCCGACCACGCCGACCGGACTATCGAACTCCGCGATGGGGTGATACAGTGA
- a CDS encoding ABC transporter permease has product MTRIPSLFVARRNLSRNRLRSALAALGILVGVVAIASLGIFGNVLAVGADDALGDIGTQVIITPNADAGISSIDDGTVTEIERVAGDAAVVPLRTDGGLVERGSATAAGTIYGIENPAAVYTADEGRLPERHRQGAVVGADLASTLELRVGDSIDVAGDSHRVIAVLEPVESFTPISPDDAVMLPEAAVGDGDGYEQVVVQTETGAAATAVADAVELTVNDRDERVDVFELSSVVDEIDEFFSLLSVFLIGLGGISLFVAGVSILNVMLMSTVERREEIGVMRAVGVPRRAVLRTMLFEAALLGLVGAAGGVVITALLVVGLYLATPVELWVVLDPTNGVYLAAAFAFGVLISVVSGLYPAWKAANERPVEALRS; this is encoded by the coding sequence GTGACGCGGATACCGTCGCTTTTTGTCGCCCGGCGGAACCTCTCGCGGAACCGGCTTCGGTCGGCGCTGGCAGCGCTCGGCATCCTTGTCGGTGTTGTCGCCATCGCCTCGCTCGGCATCTTCGGCAACGTACTCGCCGTCGGGGCCGACGACGCGCTCGGCGATATCGGCACGCAGGTCATCATCACGCCGAACGCCGACGCCGGAATCAGTTCCATCGACGACGGGACGGTAACGGAAATCGAACGGGTCGCCGGGGACGCCGCCGTCGTGCCGTTACGAACCGACGGCGGGCTGGTCGAACGAGGGAGCGCGACCGCCGCCGGGACGATATACGGCATCGAGAACCCCGCAGCGGTCTACACCGCTGATGAGGGGCGGCTCCCGGAACGGCACAGACAGGGGGCTGTCGTCGGCGCGGACCTGGCGTCGACGCTTGAACTCCGGGTCGGCGACAGCATCGATGTCGCCGGCGATAGCCACCGCGTCATCGCGGTGCTCGAACCGGTCGAATCGTTCACCCCAATCTCGCCGGACGACGCGGTGATGCTGCCGGAAGCAGCTGTCGGTGATGGCGACGGCTACGAGCAAGTGGTCGTCCAGACGGAGACAGGAGCGGCGGCGACGGCCGTTGCTGACGCAGTCGAACTGACGGTCAACGACCGCGACGAACGGGTCGATGTGTTCGAGCTTTCCTCCGTCGTCGACGAGATAGACGAGTTCTTCTCGCTGCTTTCCGTATTCCTCATCGGGTTAGGTGGCATCTCGCTTTTCGTCGCCGGCGTGAGTATTCTCAATGTAATGCTGATGAGCACCGTCGAGCGGCGGGAAGAAATCGGCGTGATGCGTGCGGTCGGCGTGCCGCGGCGGGCGGTGCTCCGGACGATGCTCTTCGAGGCGGCGCTTCTGGGGCTGGTCGGAGCAGCCGGCGGCGTCGTCATCACGGCGCTGCTCGTCGTTGGGCTCTATCTGGCGACGCCGGTCGAACTGTGGGTCGTCCTCGACCCGACGAACGGCGTCTATCTGGCGGCTGCGTTCGCCTTCGGCGTGCTCATAAGCGTCGTCAGCGGGCTGTACCCGGCATGGAAGGCCGCCAACGAGCGGCCGGTCGAAGCGCTCCGGAGCTGA
- the lpdA gene encoding dihydrolipoyl dehydrogenase yields the protein MVVGDISTGTELLVVGGGPGGYVAAIRAGQLDVDVTLVEADAYGGTCLNEGCIPSKALIHVATLADEVESAEAMGLHARADVDMQGLVDWKDGVVDQLTSGVEKLCKANGVSLVEGRAEFVDGETARIAHGGEGQGSETVTFDSAVIATGSRPIELPGVEFDGEHILDSSDVLDLRSVPESMTVVGGGYIGMELSTMLAKLGCDVTIVEMLDDILPGYTEDITRLVRNRAESLGVAFSFGERATGWEPAGDGVRLDTETEDGETASYTAENVLVAVGREGAADTCNVEALGLEPRNDGTLETDATTQTSVDGIYAVGDVAGEPMLAHKAYREGHVAAEVVAGEPSRLDYQAIPSAVFTDPEIGTVGLTEAEAEAEGFDPVVGEMPLRASGRALTLGADEGFVRIVADAETGFVLGGQIVGPEAAELVAEVGLAIELGARLEDIAATVHTHPTLSEAVAEAAANARDSAIHTLNR from the coding sequence ATGGTCGTCGGAGATATCTCGACCGGAACGGAACTGCTGGTTGTCGGCGGCGGCCCGGGCGGCTACGTGGCCGCGATTCGGGCCGGCCAGCTCGATGTGGACGTGACGCTCGTCGAGGCCGACGCCTACGGTGGAACCTGCCTCAACGAGGGCTGTATTCCGTCGAAGGCACTCATTCACGTCGCAACGCTGGCCGACGAGGTCGAATCGGCCGAGGCGATGGGATTGCACGCCCGGGCGGACGTGGATATGCAGGGCCTTGTCGACTGGAAAGACGGGGTCGTCGACCAGCTGACAAGCGGCGTCGAGAAGCTCTGTAAGGCCAACGGCGTCTCGCTGGTCGAGGGCCGCGCCGAGTTTGTCGACGGGGAAACCGCCCGCATCGCTCATGGCGGCGAAGGGCAAGGAAGCGAGACCGTGACCTTCGACAGCGCCGTCATCGCCACCGGAAGCCGCCCAATCGAACTGCCGGGCGTCGAGTTCGACGGCGAGCACATACTGGATTCGAGCGACGTGCTCGATTTGCGGTCGGTGCCGGAGTCGATGACCGTCGTCGGCGGTGGCTACATCGGCATGGAACTGTCGACGATGCTGGCGAAACTGGGCTGTGACGTGACCATTGTCGAGATGCTCGACGACATCCTCCCGGGCTATACGGAGGATATCACGCGGCTGGTCCGGAACCGCGCCGAATCGCTCGGCGTGGCGTTCAGCTTCGGCGAGCGGGCGACCGGCTGGGAGCCGGCCGGCGACGGCGTCCGCCTCGATACTGAAACCGAAGACGGCGAGACGGCGAGCTACACCGCCGAGAACGTGCTCGTCGCGGTCGGTCGTGAAGGGGCTGCCGACACGTGTAACGTCGAGGCGCTCGGGCTGGAGCCACGGAACGACGGGACCCTCGAAACGGACGCAACGACCCAGACGAGTGTCGACGGTATCTACGCCGTCGGCGACGTCGCCGGCGAGCCGATGCTTGCACACAAGGCCTACCGTGAGGGGCACGTCGCTGCCGAGGTCGTTGCCGGCGAGCCATCGCGACTTGATTATCAGGCCATTCCGTCGGCGGTCTTCACCGACCCGGAAATCGGGACTGTCGGGCTCACCGAGGCGGAAGCCGAGGCCGAAGGGTTCGACCCGGTCGTCGGCGAGATGCCGCTGCGGGCCTCCGGCCGAGCACTGACGCTTGGGGCCGACGAAGGGTTCGTCCGCATCGTCGCCGACGCCGAGACGGGGTTCGTGCTCGGCGGCCAGATTGTCGGCCCGGAGGCCGCAGAACTCGTCGCCGAGGTCGGCCTCGCCATCGAGCTCGGAGCGCGACTCGAGGACATCGCGGCGACAGTACACACCCATCCGACGCTGTCGGAGGCTGTCGCAGAGGCGGCCGCAAACGCCCGCGACAGCGCGATTCACACGTTGAACCGGTAA
- the pheA gene encoding prephenate dehydratase: protein MKALTLGPEGTYSHRAAKAVTDDIEFVESVTGIVEGVAGGEYERGVVPIENSIEGSVTESLDALADRNVAIVREIVTPIQHALLAQASEFDIVASHPQALAQCREFLSAEYPSAQTEAVASTARGVERAREDPSVAAIGHPDTAGDGLQVLARDIQDSTSNATRFVVLAPETERSEAGGKSTIIVYPNTNHPGLLLELLEPFAERDINLSRVESRPSGERLGDYVFHVDFAAGLYEERTQNALEAVRDIAGEGWVRVLGSYDTEHVV from the coding sequence ATGAAGGCGCTTACGCTCGGTCCGGAAGGCACCTACTCACATCGTGCTGCGAAGGCGGTCACCGACGACATCGAGTTCGTCGAGTCGGTGACCGGTATCGTCGAGGGCGTCGCCGGCGGCGAGTACGAACGCGGCGTCGTCCCGATAGAAAACAGCATCGAAGGGTCGGTCACCGAATCGCTCGACGCGCTGGCGGACCGCAACGTCGCCATCGTCCGTGAAATCGTCACGCCGATTCAACACGCACTGTTGGCCCAAGCCAGCGAGTTCGACATTGTCGCCAGCCACCCACAGGCGCTGGCGCAGTGTCGAGAGTTCCTCAGCGCGGAGTATCCGAGCGCACAGACGGAAGCCGTCGCCTCGACGGCTCGTGGCGTCGAACGCGCCCGCGAGGACCCAAGCGTCGCCGCCATCGGCCATCCCGACACTGCCGGCGACGGCCTCCAAGTCCTTGCCCGCGACATTCAGGATAGCACCTCCAACGCCACGCGCTTTGTCGTGCTCGCGCCGGAGACGGAACGCTCCGAGGCTGGCGGCAAAAGCACTATCATCGTCTACCCGAACACGAACCATCCCGGGCTTCTCTTGGAGTTGCTCGAACCGTTCGCCGAGCGCGATATCAACCTCTCGCGGGTCGAGTCGCGGCCGAGCGGCGAGCGGCTTGGCGACTACGTCTTCCACGTTGATTTCGCGGCCGGACTCTATGAGGAACGGACCCAGAACGCACTCGAAGCAGTACGCGACATTGCCGGCGAGGGCTGGGTCCGCGTGCTCGGCTCCTACGACACCGAACACGTCGTGTGA
- a CDS encoding DNA-directed RNA polymerase subunit H: MVDVSQHNMVPEHTVLDREEVEDVLAEYDIKRTDLPKIQRRDAALPDDAEPGNVVKIVRDSRTTDEAVVYRLVVE, encoded by the coding sequence ATGGTAGACGTAAGCCAACACAACATGGTTCCGGAGCACACGGTCCTCGACAGGGAGGAAGTAGAGGACGTGCTCGCGGAGTACGACATCAAGCGCACAGACCTGCCAAAAATACAGCGTCGCGACGCCGCACTGCCCGACGATGCCGAGCCGGGCAACGTGGTCAAAATCGTTCGCGACTCCCGAACGACGGATGAAGCCGTCGTCTACCGGCTGGTGGTAGAATGA
- a CDS encoding DNA-directed RNA polymerase subunit B'', producing MNREDRRSVSREYFSRERLAEHHFRSFNNFLDRGMQDVVDEKESIDTDIGDKEGQEPVRVDLGNVRIVTPRVREADGSEELLYPQEARLRNITYSAPVFMEMSIVRGGDEEEEQVVDQAETKVGRMPVMVGSNKCNIADFNDEELIEIGEDPADPGGYFIVNGSERVLMTSEDLAPNKILAEYDTKYGDEIQIAKTFSQRRGYRALVLCERNRNGILEVSFPSVSGSINFVTLVRALGLESDEEIVHRVSDDPEIVKYMLENLEAAEVQTTSEAIETLGQRVAAGQGKNYQLKRANYVIDRYLLPHLHEEGVEDEEVRMNKAVYLCRMAEACFELALGRRESDDKDHYANKRLKVSGDLMKDLFRTALNKLSRDVKYQLERANMRNRDLSVSTVVRSDVLTERLEHPIATGNWVGGRSGVSQLVDRTDYMGVLSHLRRLRSPLSRSQPHFEARDLHATQWGRICPSETPEGPNCGLVKNFAQAMELSQSVEDERRLKRELASMGVEGIPGIETVETHTADD from the coding sequence ATGAACCGGGAGGACAGACGCTCCGTTTCTCGGGAATACTTCTCACGGGAGCGGCTCGCCGAACACCACTTCCGGTCGTTCAACAATTTCCTCGACCGGGGCATGCAGGACGTCGTCGACGAAAAGGAGTCCATCGACACGGATATCGGCGACAAGGAGGGTCAAGAGCCGGTCCGGGTCGACCTCGGCAACGTCCGCATCGTGACACCGCGGGTCCGGGAGGCTGACGGCTCCGAGGAGCTGCTCTACCCGCAGGAAGCCCGCCTCCGGAATATCACCTACTCCGCGCCGGTGTTCATGGAGATGAGCATCGTTCGCGGCGGCGACGAGGAGGAAGAACAGGTTGTCGACCAAGCCGAAACCAAGGTCGGCCGAATGCCGGTGATGGTCGGCTCCAACAAGTGTAACATCGCCGACTTCAACGACGAAGAGCTCATCGAAATCGGCGAAGACCCCGCCGACCCCGGCGGCTACTTCATCGTCAACGGCTCCGAGCGCGTCCTGATGACGAGCGAAGACCTCGCGCCGAACAAGATTCTCGCCGAATACGACACGAAATACGGCGACGAAATCCAGATCGCCAAGACGTTCTCCCAGCGCCGCGGCTACCGTGCGCTGGTGCTGTGTGAGCGGAACCGGAACGGTATCCTCGAGGTGTCGTTCCCCTCCGTCTCCGGCAGCATCAACTTCGTCACGCTGGTGCGGGCGCTGGGGCTGGAGTCCGACGAGGAAATCGTCCACCGCGTGAGCGACGACCCCGAAATCGTGAAATACATGCTGGAGAACCTCGAGGCCGCGGAGGTCCAGACGACCTCCGAGGCCATCGAGACGCTCGGCCAGCGGGTCGCCGCCGGACAGGGCAAAAACTACCAGCTCAAGCGGGCCAACTACGTCATCGACCGCTATCTTCTGCCGCATCTCCACGAGGAAGGCGTCGAAGACGAGGAAGTTCGCATGAACAAGGCGGTCTACCTCTGCCGGATGGCCGAGGCCTGCTTCGAACTCGCGCTCGGTCGGCGCGAGTCCGACGACAAGGACCACTACGCCAACAAGCGGCTGAAGGTCTCCGGCGACCTGATGAAGGACCTGTTCCGGACGGCGCTGAACAAGCTCTCCCGGGACGTCAAATACCAGCTCGAACGCGCCAACATGCGGAACCGCGACCTCTCTGTGAGTACCGTTGTTCGTTCGGACGTGCTGACAGAGCGGCTCGAACACCCCATCGCGACCGGGAACTGGGTCGGCGGGCGCTCCGGCGTCAGCCAGCTCGTCGACCGGACCGACTACATGGGTGTTCTCAGCCACCTTCGGCGGCTTCGTTCGCCGCTGTCCCGTTCGCAGCCGCACTTCGAGGCGCGTGACCTCCACGCCACTCAGTGGGGTCGTATCTGTCCCTCCGAGACCCCCGAGGGGCCGAACTGTGGGCTAGTCAAGAACTTCGCACAGGCGATGGAACTGTCCCAGAGCGTCGAGGACGAGCGCCGGCTGAAGCGGGAGCTCGCCTCGATGGGCGTCGAGGGCATTCCGGGAATCGAGACCGTCGAAACACACACAGCAGACGACTAA